In Thunnus thynnus chromosome 4, fThuThy2.1, whole genome shotgun sequence, the DNA window GTCTATACTAtatgttagccctgtgattgaTTGATGACCTGTCCAGAGTGTACCCCGCCTCTcaccaaattccctctttttgttactatcctaTCCACTGCAGCTCCACATGGAAACCCTGTCCAAGGGAAtgcaaagagggaattttatgtttaaaagacagtaactttgatgtttgatttgactaattccccatcacttacattgtacatttgaaggggatcttttaatctCTCACCAGGTACCCACAATACAAAGGTTGCTGTTCTTCAACAATTTTGGTTACAGTCATAACCCTGGTCTCATTTAAGAGGTAactctttaaattttacaaccaTAAAGTCAGAATAAGTATACATGATCCTGAAAATAGTACCACCAAGGCTAAAGTGTCCCACAGGTCCAACAGGGTTGTTTAACAGGTTAAGTTTAACAGGCCAGTATTATcaggatgaatgattatgtTGAGCGAAACCTGGGtatctgactattgttttaagacaaacttgaaaaattgtgaattcaaacctatcctttaaggggTCACCAAAGTTATAACAGTTCATCATGAGAggaacatgcatgtgtgtatcaaatttcatggcaatccacccaaaatcacaaatgtgaacctcatggtggcactagaggaaaaatcAAGGACTCACTATAGTCATTAGGATTTATCACCTGGGAACCATGAATTTCTGTACAAAatagagatatttcagtctggaccaaagtggtggactgacagaccACCTTTTCCACTCTAGCAACATGGaaagaaatataatatttagtgattattttcattttctcgtTCAAATGCCTCCCTGATCTTTCCATAAACATAAAAAGGCCAGATAATGTCACTTACTTACCATTTGTGAACACGTCAATACAGCACTTTGTCACAGTAAACACCCATCATCATTTACTGTGGGTGTTACAATAATATATCCAATAAGTAATTCAAGCCTGACTCATGTAGAACTGGTGTTGTTGTATTCCCCAGTGCTCTGTACCTCCAACTCTCTTTGCGGAGGAAGGGTTAATCCCCGCACAGAGAAAGCCCATTCAGACAAGACTGGACACACTCTCCCTCATCATTCATTATCACTCCCAGAGAATAATTCACTCAGCTGTCTGACTTTGattaataacactgcagccacGTAGAAAGAAAGATCTGGATTCTTTAAAGATTGTCcaattaatttcctttttttttcagaaaactgTGTGCGTGTATGTTTATTCTTAGTTGTTCTCTAGTTATACTCCATTCTTCTCACTTTCCTTCGCCTCCATTTGCCTCCTCCTTCCAAACCAGCTTTCCTCTAATTTCCCCTCATTTCTTCCACCTGTACTGTTCATTTTCCCCCAACCAGCCTCTAATTGGCTGCTTCACACTATATGAGAAAGGCAAAGATAGAGCATGCTGttgtacacccacacacacacacacacatcaacagaCACGTGTGATGGCGGGGAGAAAACAGGAATGCGGCTGGTAGGGCTTGTTAAAAATGTACCATCATCACTTGACTTTGTTCCCTCTCTCCTCATGCTATGATAACACTCTCTATAATGATTTACCATGTGCCATActaaatgacacattttgatccattgagagatttttttagataaatttacatgaaattcCCTTTCCTGTTATAAGCATATAGCTTCCGTGTGGCTTTACTTGTGGGTGTATGTAAGAATATTTAGATGTCAGAGTTTTCGTTTTCCAGACAATATACCTAATGAGATAACTCAGTAGGTCTTGTATCTTCTCCTTTGTCTCAGCACCTCTTTTCTGTAGATGCACTGTAATTGCTGTAATCAGCAGAATATTTATCGTGTACCAGTTACAAAGCCCTCTGTCTGTACTCGGcgaggagacagaaagaagaatcACTGCTCAGGCAGAAGGTGAGAGAAGCAGCAGAATCTCCAGATGCCAGGACATGTACAGGACACAGCGCAGTGAACAGGCTCTTCCTCAGAGACTTTAGTACACCTAACGTCCAGCCTCAGCTACTGTATTGTCCTACTCTGAAGCATAAATACTGCCCCAACCTTCATGACGAAAGTCAGCCTGTTATAAAATATCACAGCGCAAAATCTAACATCTCATTAAGTTAACCATATTTCCCCAGTCTTTGCTCCCCAGCATTGGCTTTCTATTCATAAAATGCTGCTCCCAATGTATAAAATGGTCGATTGTCTTCCTCTGTCATATTTAACAACCCTTATAACCCCCTACTTTCCCTTCACACCCTTTAAAATCTCAGTAGGAAGGTCTCTTTGTTTCCAAGAAAAAATTCTCAGGATATAGAGCCCTTTTCTGTCATGCTCCTTTTTCTTTGACATAAACACCCAGCTCCTGTCAAGAAAGCTAGCCCCCTTGTGATTTTCAAATCCCAACTTAAAACCTATTTATTTATGCTCACTGTGTTAGGAGTGTGCATAGCTTTCTAAATTCGATAGGATTAAGCAGTCTCTACAGTGCAGTTCAGGTTGACTCAGGCATAGCTCGGCTTACTGTGGCCTTAGGGAATCATCTCAGCAATAGTTTAGTGGATGGGCTGCAGAGTTCAGTCAGGTTTCAGTGTAATAGCTGTGAATTGCCATTAATTGCCATGGCTCTTGCCAAcacattttctcctcctcctgaggTAAGCCACACCTTCCCCTCCCTGTCATGAATGTCAGGGCCTTGTGAATGCCACCGTCTGCTGTGCGCTCTATCACTGGTCTCCTGTGTACCCTGCTGGTTCATCCTCCTCCAACATGTTTTGCaaaatttctcaaaatgtctcTGCTCCCAGGATTCAGTGATGCTCTTCTCTCTTTGACTGTCCCCCAACACTCTGCTCAACTCTAAACCTAcattgtaaaacattttaagctGGTTCAACCTAGAAATGTAAGTTCCCCTGCTGCCTTAAAAGTATTAGTCAATTAGAGTTAACTGAACTTCAGTTAAATTAACAGTCATACTAAGGGATGTCAAAGTAAGATTTGCTTTATATCTACATTTTGTCAATTTAAAGAATCATTTGACACAAAGAACTTCAAGCAGTAGCTCCTCCTATTGGAGCCACTTCACACCAGGGTCACTTCAGCGACAACATGTGAGACGGCTCTCAGTGATGTGACAGAATGCAAAGTGTTCTTTGGTAGAGACTGAATTCAATACTAACCTTAATCTTggtttgcattgttttcattattataaaaagaaaaaccatgTCTTATTTCAACATGTATTAAAGAGACACAGCAAGTTTCTATCATGTATTATTTCTTTTAAGTACAAAAAAGAAGGGTGTCTGGAGAGTTTTTACTCTATGCATGCTAATATGCCAATCATGATTTTTTAGAAACTTGATTTAATGAGTTGAGCGAACTCTCAGCAGTGCATTCATTCAACTCATCATTTCAAGTCAAAAGACTTCAAGTCAGGTGAAGTCAGGTCTGAAattgtctgaaaatgaaaattagaaatattcagatgaattaacttaaatttaatttttgaaaatgtgcatatttacatttatgacaAAAGATAAGTTGATTCCACTAAATTCCTGtatgatgttttacagtgtactTGCCCGCCCTTGAACTCTGAACCATGTAACTATTTTTCATAAATGCCTTGGAAACATTACAGATCACTTTAGACTCTTCTTATATCTAAATGTGACTCTGTActtaccttttttttcatttaacttttttcttttatccttCCCTTTGCACCCCCAGCTGTCAAAGGAGGAAGCATTTCTCCATGAATTTCTCCTCAGTTTCTTcaattcttttccttttttcctcagGTGTgatgctttttgttgtttttccttacTAGAAAAACAACAAGCCTTGGCTAAAATGGGAACTGCTGTCAATATGCCCCTTTGAAATCCCACTTGGACATTGTGTAGAATATTGAATCAAATTAACTTGATTTTACTCTAATGAGCAGGTGTCCTCCATTAATATGGCAGACAGTATGCGTAGAAGCAATCAGAGACTGAAGTACAGAGACAGCTGCTGACTCTTCTCTGGTCCACTCCATGATACTTTAAAAAGCTCTGTACCATCTCTATGGAAAACACTAGTTATTTTATTATGGCTATcatacaaaaatgtacaaaagttGCCAACATTCTCTGTGGGCAATTCATACTGTAGGTCTATGCtgcaaaagacaaaataaaaagttgtaCATATGGTACCCTGACCAAGAAAGTCATTATTACAATACAacctttttcattcattcttttgcTTTTCTAACTCATGCTTAACTGAAAACAAGTAAGAATGGGTCAGacaatgtttttattggtgCAGGTGAATATACTCCCATCCTTCTCACACTTGCATGCTGACATTTTTCCAAGATACTATAGTACATAGCTTCAGATGCATATGGGATGACACTGCTAGTGAATGTTTAGTGGGTATGTAAAGCCTAGCTGAATTCATTACAGGTAGTTATAAAACATGTCATTCATCTTCTAAAACACATACCCATAATCATcttaaataaaattacattgtattgtatattttattgtgtaaatAGACTATTAGCCTACTGAGCAGTTAATGTGAGATAAAACAATActattaaaatgatcaaagcTATGTTGTTCAACAAGATTGCACCTGAGAGGTGGAACTGTAGCTCTGATTATagtgtaaaaacacacatatatttaaCTTTGCTCATAATATTTGAAAGCACTCAAATAAGAAAATGATAaacttgaaattaaatgaaattctctttctgtctttgcatTGGTTTCTCTTCAGCCAAATTATTCATTTCTGCAGTCACacaataataacactgaaaaacaattCCTTTCAAGATCCACTCTCATATACTCTCATTATGCCAAAAACAATGTACAACAATTTCACGTCAtcctctgagagagagagaggaaattgTTACTGCTTGCTCAGCTTGTTTTGCAttgttgcatcttttttttcagtttgcttAGTTTGCCCAGCAGCAGGAAggatctgattaaaaacacaatcatCATGACGGCAGGGCCCATGCCTTCTAATCAAACCATAATGGGAGTTTAGCATGCATTATCTCTGACTGGGATTTAATGAGACTTTAGCATGCATTATCTCAAAGTGAAATTTAATAGCAGTATCCAGGAGGCATTTGCGATCCCATCTGTATCTCTTTGCCAAGGCTGAGTCAGAGGCACGAACAGCAGGAAAAGTGAGGCGAGACTCATCTTGAGTTCAAGAGTGGACTTGGATACATCCCTGCAACAGATGTTCAACCTCTGCTTGCTGTCGGGCCTGGGCTGACTTTCCATCTGATTGCTTTGCCCTTGTATATTTGTTTGGAACATCAAGGTGGCGCAGTGAGTAGAAAACCTGTACTTCAGTAGTAGGCCCTGGTTTGAGCACCTTTGGCAGCAAGCATCACCCACCCTGCTGAGGTGTCCTTGAACAAAACTGTGAATCCTGCACAGCTCCAGGGGCGCAGTAAGACAGGAAaaaattagattattttttccGGTGATGAATAAATTTTCATAGAAAACTCTTCAATTGAAGCTCTAACATAAAATATTCCATAAAACCAAATCAAGCAAGCtgaaaatatttcctttttctctgcAGAGTAGCAAAGCTGATACAAACCTCTCTTAGGCATATCATGAGACCATCCTTTCTAGTTCAAATCTGAATAATTAAAGATCAGAGCTTCTAAGATCTCACTGATCTTCCAAAACATATAGACCTTTCTTTACAGTCGTGAAAAACCAGGATTCAAAATCTTTCAGTTCTGCCATGTTGTAATGGACACGCAATTATGCAATACTACTGTTATAGTAATCACATGTCATCCCACGCAGCACACAATGTGCTTTAGGacacattgttgttgttgatagACTGAAAAAGGCCACATGTTGAAGACATGTGACAAAATGACCTCTGGAGTGGAGAGCTGAGCCCTGCTACTCTGGACAAAGCTGTGGTGGAAAAATTGATGAATAATTGATTTTACTCTAATGGGTGCATTTGTATtcgtgtgtgtgtaagcatgcACTCTAAATCATGTACTTGTTGATACTCACTGAACTTTAACTTTTGAGTGACAAAACATTATCACCATTTTTTAAACTGTCTTGTGTTCCCTTTCAAATATAATTGGACCTTGGccttttatttgaaaagtaaaatgaaTCATCATGTTGTTAAATCAGTGGATGGATTCTCCCCTCCACATGTCTCCTGCTGTTTTCCATGTTACAGTAGATTCAGAGAACACTGTTGTGCATTGAGAATGGCAGGGAAGTCATCACCTCAGCATGTCAGCCTGTCCATAGGTTCGTTGCTGACATTATTCCTGCAAACCTAATTAACAATATCATACCATCATCCGCAATCCCTTGAACGCATGACAAGCAGCCGGGGAAGGGAGTGTGAAAGTATTAATATTTATGGCTCCATTCAGCAGTGAGCAGAGAAATGGACCAAATTAGCAAGTCTAATGCTTTGCAATGCTGTAATCCACTTCAAGGGGAGAAAATTGATACCGCATCCGCTATCCAAATCATCGGTGGAGTGCCACCATCAGGATTGATTTTAGGGTTGAGAGGTTCAATTTTGTAGTATTTACCTAACCGCACTGAACACTCAGAATGGGATGCGCCTTATGAAGCTGTATAACCTACAGATGGTTAAAGTATCTGCATTATGGCATTCCTtgctttctctcccttttctcctGTCTCATTCTCCATCCTACAAACTTTTAATGAGTCATAATCTGTGTTTGGCAGTGATTAGATTTAATGAGGTGCCAACAACCTTGGGTTGACACAACTCAGCTGCACGCTCGCTAATTTGTGATAGGGCAGAGCCGAGCCTTGGACCTTATGACAGAAGCACCATACAAGTGAATACAGGATTAAGGCTCTCAAagttagtttttcttttttgcatttgaaGCCCCGTGTAACTGGCAGGGATGTCAAGTCTTGATTGGAAAGTTGGAAAAGGAGAGACTTTCATATTGGCATACTGTAGTCAAATTTTGTTCTTGCAACTTCCCAGGAGCCAGAGCTTCTAAAAGATATCAAAGATGGCTGTGAAGATGGAGAAGAGCAATGTGGACCTCTGAAGGGGAGAATCCAGGGACCAGTCAGGAAAAGACAAGACAGAATTTCTGATTTATTACAGACATCATTGAGCAAATTAACAGATTTGTCTAAATATCAAATGTATGTTTGAATCTATGTTACACTGAATTCTAACTTGTTAGCCAtcagtcattttcatttcagtgatCAAAAAAAGATGCACCGTCCTGTTTTGTGATCAGATGTTTCAGTTCAAGTATGAACAGAAAGAATAATACAGAATGAAACCAGGCAGATGAattatcaataaatcaatcaataaatatttatctgCCCTTACACAAGGAGCCCCAATAAAATATCTTATTGAAATTGTTGTCAAGATAAAAGACACCCTCTTTAATTCTTGTATGCTTTTGTTATCAGGAATTCATTCATCAATTTATTACAGTGACTTATAAATCACCCAGTGTGAATTTATGACTGAAGACACCAAAGAATGAACAAGGAACAATAAAACTCCTCCTGTGTAAACACTGATTAAAAACTGCTAATCAAGTGTGTCTCTGTATTTTATATCTCCTAGCAGGATGTCATACTCATCAAACTGGTGTAGTGTGGCTTTGTTATTGAGATGGCTGAGTCATAAGGCCTTGTCACACTGTGTATTCAGACAAGCTATTGCCTTCACTTTGCACTTGACAAGCCGGTCTTTGTCAGGCCATAGGGCGGTGTGCTGAGTGCTGCCTTTCCACCAGTAATGAGCTACTTTAGCAAATCAGCTCTAAGTGCATATTTTCAAtgggatgcacacacacacacacacgcacacacatacacacacacagtgttgccATGATCTCCACGTCCTTGATCTGGGTCATGCTCTCAGCAGTTGAGAAGGGCTctcattagtgtgtgtgtgtttgtgtgtatgtgtgtgtgtgtgtgtgtgtgtgcacccacCATGTGTGCTAGTTAGATACTGCAGCACCAGAAATGCGGCTCCCCTGTTGTGAAATTCATCTGGTATAATGCAGTGACAAGCAGGAGGGATTGAGGCATCACAGCTTTCaataataacagaaagaaaaatgttgtaaTATGTAGAATCCTGTCAAAAATATATGGAGTTATCTATTTGTACTGCCTACGGTAGGTATTGTATAATGCACATCCAACACATGTCACAGGCTTGTATCTAAAGAGTGTTTTTCTCAGGTTGAGAGAAGCTTTCAGATAAAGAAGTAAAATCACTTAATCATTAAAATGGTCCATAAActtatatttaactttttactgTGCCTCATTAAAACCAATACACCACAAAAATGAAGTGCTAAACCTGCATGGTGAAATTGTTGGGTTTAATGACcaataaatgtgtgaatatataatatataatataaggaaaatgaatgtctttttgttactatctcAATAACATAAAATGGAGTATAACAACAGACTAGACAGGAATTTCAGTGACTAGCAGGGGATCTgatataaacataaatgttgctTTTCCAATAAATTAGAAGATATATGCAGGTTACAATAGCAGGGTGTGAAAAAAGCTCAACCTGCTGAGGTACAGTTTACATTTTCTCATGGGACTAAGACAAAGCAAGTTCCTACAACAGCtgtctttgctttattttaaacagGTCAAGCCAATAACATTAACATGCACGTATGGACTATTGCTTTTTGGAGCACCTATTAATTTTCCTGAACGTTTACATGAGTAGGACTGCTTAAAAAACAGCCATACTGCGTAgttaaatatgcaaattaaagaaataaaatacatgtatttgttatttctgtGCATTGTGGGATCCTATGTGGGGCTGAGGAAGAGCAGTAGTTGTCAGGCTGGAGGATACTGATGCAGAAATGATATCTTGTTACACTATCAGGGAAATATATAACCCAGGGGTAGGACAAAGTGCCAAGAGTAGATAGATTTTCATTCTAACCAAAGACTAGACCAAGCTCATTAAGTCATCCTCTGGCTACAGTTGTGCTAACCAGTGAAATCTGATATATACATAACAGTGTTTGGGGTGGATTGAAAACATACTCTTAGCACCCCGTGGCATGATTGCCCTTTATCTACTCCTTCATTGTCAAATGAGCCAAGCCTCCTCTCCACCCTCTCTTCTTATGAGACCAGTCATCTATCTCTCTCTGACTCATTTCCTCAAATGGGAACCACTCCTCCTTATTCACCCAACGAAGAGATTACAGGCCGGAACAGATGAGATGAAGCACGCAGAAGTGTTGAGATATGGACCTACTGTCCATAGCAGACAGAGAAGGTGAGAATGACATTGTGCTTATGTGCAGAAATTTTTTAGCTAAGTATGTCATATTTTTAGGACTTCCAGAGAATGatgatgaaattaaaacaatCGTAAGAGAGATCACTGACAGATATTTACAAAGCCACAATAGTTTCAAAAGCCAGACAAAAATCGAGCACAAGGTGTCCTTGCTGCCATGTCCTTGCAGGAGCACTCAAACCAACTGATTAATGATCCCAGagtaagaaacacacacaaaggcaagcAGGTACTTTGGGAATCAATTCATCATACTTCATTTTGTGCGACCCCAACTGATGTAGTGGCtagagagcagagcagcacaAAACACTCAGCACAAATGTTTGAGGATAGTACAGTACACATAGACACTCAACTCAATGGTGTTACCAGGTTACAAGTCAACTGCAAAGATATCAAAACCATCATTTCCACAGGGGCTTTAGGGCAATGAGAAAGATTAACAGaagctgtgtgtgagtgtgtatgtttgtgtcctTCTCACTTATTCCATTTGCAATCGAATAAGTGAGAAGCTACAGCAAGCACACAAGGGGAGGGACATGTTTGGGTGACCCCATTCTATGTTAAGACATACTGGATATGCTTCATTAAGAGGGTCCTAGAAGGGTCACTAGGCCATCCCTCTGAAGGCCTGTAGGTGCTGGTTGAACAAGTCAGCACTCTCCCTGGCTGTATGAAGCTGTTTTTCACACCACTGAACCAGAGCCTGCTGCAACATCTCCACACGTGCACCTTGGAACCGTGCAATCTGGAGgaaacacacatcacatttattttattacatacagtatatgcatgtcAACAAATAGGATGCATATTAACATTTGAGCTGATGAAGCTGTTTTACCTCCTGTTTAGCCACTTCACAGATGTGCTCAaactctgtctctgctgctttcctcacctcctccaactGATGAATATGGAAAGCATGtcataattattatataatttgtcttcatcaaaataaatgtaatataccTTCTCATAAGCTTTCTCCTTTGATTCTGGTCTGACTGCCACTACTGATTCATTTCAGCAGAACATTACTGACACCTGCTGgtcaaaagaaaacatgtacATCTGTGTGTTCTTGGACACTCACAGCAGCCTTCTTAACAGGTTTAGCCTTCTCTGCGTTCCTTCTGGACGTCTCTAACTCCACTAGTTTACAGGTTCTTCTGAAAAGCATTTCCTGCATTGGACATAATTAGCACACAGTCAGAAAAAAGATACAGGAACATTAATAAAAGGTTTGAGTGTGACATGTCAAACATTGAAAGAAACCTGCGAGTAAAGATACAGTAccaaagtgtgtccaaacctttgactagTAACGTAGatgtacatatataaaacaaacataacatgAGATTagaactacaaaaacacacaccttcTCTGCCTCCTGGTAGCGTGACTCCAGGTCTAAGCCAAGTCCAAGAGTGCTCACATTGTTCTCAGCAACACTTGTCATGTTTTTCTgcccacacacaaaaacacagtttatcTGCCAACACAATGGTGCATTGGGATGTAATTCTATTTCTGtggaaaaggacaaaaaactTACCTTCATAGACTCAAAGACTTCTGATAATTTCACACAAATCCTATAAGAAGAAAGTGAACATTTTTACTATACTAATTTACTGTATTAAGTTATTGTAACCTCTATGCAATGTTCATCATTAACTGTTTTTGGCCTGAGACCAATTCTATTATTGTCTCACTTAGAGAAAGCCTGTTTGTCAGGATCCTCCCCTGGTTCCACACAGAGACGCAGAGCAGCTGAGAAGTGCCCACAGGCCACTGCTAtttctgcaaacacacagaacacactaACACCAGAGAAGGGGTAGATAGCATTTGAGTTGTAATGTGGATGAACACTAATAAACATAATTAACTcttgaaacttgacacacataaATCCCAGATAACACTATTGAATTACAAATGACGAGCACTTCTCATCTATCCTCCCAGGTTTTGAGTGAGAGTGTACTTTCAGCAAGTGCAGCAGTTTTCTTACTTTGCTCAGTTTGTACCACATCCAGGAATCTCTGCAGGAAAAATGAGTGTGAGAAAATaagttcaaaaataaaacaggactgTGTGACTGGTTGCAttagagaagaaaagagggagggagacaaaaaaacagacGAATGACTCACCTCAGCTGCATTCTTGGTAAAGCCAGTTAGAACAAGGTTATGATCACGTTCAGTTTGAAAGAACTCATCCACATCCTGCGGAAACATTACATCCATTAAAACCAAACAACAGAGGTGTTCAGAGGCTGTAAACTCTGTATGTATGAATCCTGGCTGTGTACCTTATGGCCTTCTTTTCTCATCTCTTCCACAGCTTGAGTCAGCcggttgaaaatgtttttccttgctctctgtctgcctggaggctacacacaaagacacaaataaaattTCATATTTCTCTAAAAATCTTGTTATTAATTGCTACCATTTTGTTATTAATTGGAGTCTTTATGACAGACACAATTGTCTAGGCATTAGAAAGCTATGGACTTTTCACGCCAGATATAAAGTGCCTGGGTACATTAGTTTCAGAATTAATGCGCTCTTCTTGGAAGACGTTTTTGGCCCTTGCCAGTACAAGATCTCCTAATGCTCGATATACAGCATTCCATATTGAATGAGACTCAGCCAGACAGGAAAGTACTTATTGTACCATTATCAGGACCTGAAACACGTCCAAAACTGACACAGACTCTGATTTATATACATTGAAGAGGCAGTATCAttcagtgaatgtgtgtgtttgtgcgttgTTAAAATGATGCATAGCTTAGTATAGACAGGCTTTATTTGTATAGTCTACTCTCTGTATGATTATGTCACTCTGTCTCCTATCAacaatgtgtaaaactgatatATTTTGCCTGTCCCACATGCAACACCAGAAAAATATTCCCTTGTTACATGCTATAGTCTATCAACACTTATAAAATCTGAGGTTTTATGGAAACAGttggaaaatgtttatttggCTATGGCATCAAGACTGTAAGATCCTGTTTCATCTCCTTGATGTTATTTGTAGGCGCAACCAGCTGGATGACAGCTTGTAATCTTGTTTATTCTGTGGACCTCAATTCCCCACCTCCAATGGTCCCTTTTGAAAATTTCAAGGCACTCGTTTTGTGACACTTCACCAGCAGGTGTACTGTTCTACCTTTCCATGCATTTATCTACAGACACAAGTGCTTCTATAGTTGCGTCCCTATGCAGGAAATCTTCCTCAAAGTCCATATTCTAAGACTGAAAACAGGCCCATTTAAAAGGCTCCTCCAAATGTGGTCATGATTGTGCCTGAAATTTGCATTTTGCCTGAattttgaaaacacaaacagtgtttCCTTCGTGGCCCTCAGAATCACAAAATCTATTGCATTTCTGTCACTTGCAAAGTTTTGTGTTTGGGCGGGCTTGTCAACTCATAAAGTCAGGAAATAGAACCACATTGTATTTTCCAGAAGTTTGTGTTTAGGTTGTCTCATTAGTTTTGGTCTCTGGGTGGTGGGCATAAACTTGCTATAATACTAGAGAGAATCCTCTGCAGACCATCTCATTTGAGGAGAAGTGCAGGTTTAGTCCACTGGCCTTAACTCCTCCATATATTTGGATACTAACATACTTGGCACATATGTCGACACTATATCAGTGAAAGTTTAACCATTTATTATCTCTCTCATAAAAAGGTATCGTGTTGCAACCTTTTGGTAACATAAAATTCTTCCTTGTTACTAGGGGTAATCTAAATGAAGCTATTTACTTGTATCCACTTACGTCTGAGCTGGTGAGGAAGATCTCCACAGCTTTATTTTTGCTGAGTATGCTGTGTGCAGCAACCTGTTGGAGGAAAGTTTGTAGTGCTGTACAGTACGGTTGCCACTCTCCCAGACCAAGGAAACCTGCAGGAAAACCATCATTTTGATCATAACACTACATATCAAACTCAACACTGCACAACAGAGCAGACACTGCAACGGAGAATGTGATAGTTGGTTGATTTGACTTTTAAATCTGAATTcaattttaattgttttttatgaaGGTGGTCTTCAGATGTACTTACTGAGCTGTTTCATAACCTTTACAGATGCATTCACCTGAGCCTttgcaggaagaggaggaaactTGGGGGAGAGGGAAAAGAGTACAATCTTATTATGGCCCATATAGTTGTTCAAAACAATATGAAGATATCTTCTATCAATTTTCCTAAAACAAAACCTCTTTTATAAGTGGCACCTAAAAAAGAACACATTTAATGGTGCCTTAAACGCATTATGTTGAGTTGAGAATGTCATGTGCTT includes these proteins:
- the si:dkey-28n18.9 gene encoding sorting nexin-5, with the protein product MMEEVKEVASTLSVHGDNIKVTEVLKDGDTLTFLIVSQKLSGTGEYHVDRTYDDFEWLQQHLFSQEDVPGIQGIIFPPLPAKAQVNASVKVMKQLSFLGLGEWQPYCTALQTFLQQVAAHSILSKNKAVEIFLTSSDPPGRQRARKNIFNRLTQAVEEMRKEGHKDVDEFFQTERDHNLVLTGFTKNAAERFLDVVQTEQKIAVACGHFSAALRLCVEPGEDPDKQAFSKICVKLSEVFESMKKNMTSVAENNVSTLGLGLDLESRYQEAEKEMLFRRTCKLVELETSRRNAEKAKPVKKAALEEVRKAAETEFEHICEVAKQEIARFQGARVEMLQQALVQWCEKQLHTARESADLFNQHLQAFRGMA